A single window of uncultured Methanospirillum sp. DNA harbors:
- a CDS encoding PAS domain-containing sensor histidine kinase: MDNEEEHAGHEEQLRLLVDNSPDVITLLNRDRERVYISGSVAQMTGYTPDELMGEPFDAMRIHPDDLSDVKKALDLMDASPGADVRVMYRHRHKDEGYRYVETIGRNLCDNPGIGGMLLISRDCTRMRQEIDLLRESIESLGKKNQDLHETNTGLTLRITDLESQVREHTDDVEDKNDEIEQLLKQKDEFIYQLAHDLRTPLTPVVAMLPLLAIGIQDPDAKALLEIFNTSIQYLQKMVEDVIYYSQLNRQYSITDYADYMLLELIDEALEGNGFLTYQKEVNIGVDIPETIRIRLSRTHARQLFSNLINNAVKFNVYKGEVLIRARHEKNGVTITISDTGVGIPEDKIDKIWNEFMTGDAARKDPEAKGLGLPIVRQIVTLHQGTIRASSKGTGKGTTITLWLPDEPV, from the coding sequence ATGGACAACGAGGAGGAACATGCGGGTCACGAGGAGCAACTCAGGCTTCTCGTGGATAATTCGCCAGATGTAATTACGCTGCTCAACCGGGATAGGGAGAGGGTGTACATCAGTGGCTCTGTGGCACAGATGACCGGGTATACGCCCGACGAACTGATGGGTGAACCATTCGATGCCATGCGAATTCATCCTGATGACCTTTCTGATGTGAAAAAGGCACTCGATCTCATGGATGCTTCTCCAGGAGCAGATGTGCGGGTTATGTACCGGCACAGGCATAAGGATGAGGGCTACCGGTACGTAGAGACGATTGGGAGAAACCTGTGCGACAATCCCGGTATCGGCGGGATGCTTCTGATCAGCCGGGACTGCACAAGAATGAGACAGGAGATCGATCTGCTCAGGGAGAGTATTGAAAGTCTCGGGAAGAAGAATCAGGATCTCCATGAGACGAACACCGGGCTCACCCTCCGGATCACCGATCTTGAATCACAGGTTCGTGAACATACCGATGATGTTGAAGACAAGAACGATGAGATAGAGCAACTCCTCAAACAGAAGGACGAATTCATCTATCAACTGGCACATGACCTGCGGACACCCCTGACACCGGTTGTTGCCATGCTTCCGCTTCTCGCCATCGGGATCCAGGACCCTGATGCGAAAGCACTACTTGAGATCTTCAACACAAGTATCCAGTACCTGCAGAAGATGGTAGAGGATGTGATCTACTACTCCCAGCTGAACAGACAGTACTCAATCACTGATTACGCAGACTACATGCTCCTCGAACTCATCGATGAGGCACTTGAAGGAAACGGGTTCCTGACATACCAGAAAGAAGTCAACATCGGGGTCGATATCCCTGAAACGATCAGGATCAGGCTCTCACGGACTCATGCCAGACAGCTCTTCAGCAACCTCATCAACAACGCTGTGAAGTTCAACGTGTACAAAGGGGAAGTTCTGATCAGAGCAAGGCATGAAAAGAACGGGGTCACGATCACGATTTCAGACACCGGTGTCGGGATCCCTGAAGACAAGATAGATAAGATATGGAACGAGTTCATGACCGGTGATGCGGCACGTAAGGATCCCGAGGCAAAAGGGCTTGGTCTCCCGATTGTACGGCAGATCGTCACCCTGCATCAGGGGACCATCAGGGCATCAAGCAAGGGGACCGGAAAAGGAACAACGATAACACTCTGGCTCCCTGATGAACCTGTGTAG
- a CDS encoding PAS domain S-box protein, whose protein sequence is MISVLHVDDEKGLLEAVKLSLEDTGVCTVDTAVSAELAMEMFRSHTYDAIISDYAMPDINGIELLRMVREEFGEIPFILYTVIPREDVLIEAINSGVTFYLQKGTEQGVQTAELIHVIEQALTRRTAEQALRESENRYRTIIENIIDVYYRTDSEGTLIYASPSVLQMLGYDSLDELIGKRNGDFWKEPAERDIFMALLKEKKEVRDYEVTLLTRSGETIYVAVSSRICTDENGAFDGVEGIFRDISERKKAEAELKAKNFELAEMNSELSDTLKKLTSVQTELAQRNKDLIVREESQKRSAAALKRANKQLNLLSSITRHDILNQITALNGYLTLVRDELPDGITTRYLDMLESVAGTIETQIAFTRVYQDLGSLEPQWLEISSLIPHITISGLTITESDLHGIRIYADPIAGKVFENLLDNTIRHGGAVSRIEVTAHKEPGHLIITWDDNGVGIPASEKELIFQRGYGKNTGFGLFLVREILAITGITIREIGIEGNGVRFEILVPEGGYQINQTSGNT, encoded by the coding sequence GTGATATCGGTTCTGCATGTAGATGATGAAAAGGGATTATTAGAGGCAGTAAAACTTTCACTTGAAGACACCGGGGTATGTACCGTTGATACAGCCGTATCTGCAGAGCTGGCGATGGAGATGTTCAGATCCCACACCTACGATGCGATCATCTCAGACTATGCCATGCCTGATATCAACGGGATAGAACTGCTCAGGATGGTCAGGGAAGAGTTCGGAGAGATCCCGTTCATCCTGTACACTGTCATTCCCCGCGAAGACGTTCTTATTGAGGCAATAAACAGCGGTGTAACCTTTTACCTGCAGAAGGGAACAGAGCAGGGTGTCCAGACTGCAGAACTGATCCATGTCATTGAACAGGCACTTACAAGGCGGACAGCAGAGCAGGCACTTCGGGAGAGCGAGAACAGGTACAGGACCATCATCGAGAATATCATCGATGTGTATTACCGAACAGATTCAGAAGGGACTCTCATCTATGCAAGCCCTTCTGTGCTTCAGATGCTCGGATATGACTCACTGGATGAATTGATTGGAAAGAGAAACGGTGATTTCTGGAAAGAACCTGCAGAACGAGACATCTTCATGGCCCTTCTCAAAGAGAAGAAAGAGGTAAGGGATTATGAAGTGACCCTGCTCACCAGATCCGGAGAAACGATCTATGTCGCAGTCAGCTCGAGGATCTGCACCGATGAGAACGGAGCATTCGATGGTGTTGAAGGAATCTTCAGGGATATTTCTGAACGTAAGAAGGCAGAAGCCGAGCTGAAGGCAAAGAACTTCGAGCTTGCAGAGATGAACAGTGAACTCTCTGATACTCTGAAGAAACTCACTTCAGTTCAGACCGAACTTGCACAGAGAAATAAGGATCTTATCGTCCGTGAAGAGTCGCAGAAGCGATCCGCTGCAGCACTCAAGAGGGCAAACAAGCAACTCAACCTCCTCTCGTCCATAACAAGGCATGATATCCTCAACCAGATCACAGCACTGAACGGGTACCTGACCCTTGTCAGGGATGAACTCCCGGATGGGATAACAACAAGATATCTCGACATGCTTGAGTCGGTTGCTGGTACAATCGAGACCCAGATCGCGTTTACCAGGGTGTACCAGGACCTTGGGTCCCTGGAGCCCCAGTGGCTTGAGATCAGTTCACTCATCCCTCATATCACCATTTCAGGCCTTACTATTACCGAGTCGGATCTGCACGGGATCCGGATATATGCCGACCCCATTGCGGGCAAAGTCTTTGAAAACCTCCTTGATAACACCATCAGGCATGGAGGAGCGGTAAGCCGGATTGAGGTTACCGCTCACAAAGAGCCTGGCCACCTGATTATAACCTGGGATGATAACGGAGTCGGGATCCCGGCATCAGAGAAGGAACTGATATTTCAGCGTGGCTATGGAAAAAACACAGGCTTCGGACTTTTTCTTGTACGAGAGATCCTCGCAATCACCGGGATCACAATCAGGGAGATCGGGATTGAAGGCAACGGTGTACGATTTGAGATCCTGGTTCCTGAAGGTGGATACCAGATCAATCAGACAAGCGGCAACACCTGA
- a CDS encoding PAS domain S-box protein — translation MAQPLSRVLYVDDEPGFLDLCKTFLERSGGLAVETSRSGSEALRLLREERFDAIIADYQMPGMDGVELLVTVRSDPLICEIPFILFTARGREEVVIRAINNGADFYLQKGGETGIRFIELADTVKTAINRRSRHSYQVREERQNSGSFSPDGPRYQGVTGAGVQGKEAARDLTWNQAGMKSADERELRCTSIIANAPWGIHCYRLEGGVFIFEAANQAAERMTGVRTERLRGRPASEVFPSLKSAGISEIFVTINQSGESWHSESPVRSSDDPDAKLFDLFAFRTSPGNISVILIESAGERERDLLPPRELYHSLIEASPDAIIITDITGSIIFASPRSRSMFALPSDLDVIGKEILAWIAPEYRYQAFDCISRHMRGEQAPPAMYRLLRSDGTSFPAEIHSAPVRDGNGEITGIVAIIRDNSDRIAQHDALERANTKLNLLSSITRHDILNKITALRLYCSLIEEDEDPAQNREMLRKIEEMASIISDLVSFTSYYQNLGINTAKWIAPVEVVSRIRDLIELGDIRIKNEFGQIRILADPLFEKVLYNLFDNAVRYGRTITTIRTGYELTDEGVTLFIEDDGVGIPPKEKEKIFERNVGHGTGLGLFLSREILSVTNLSIRENGTPGNGARFEIVVPSDKYQIP, via the coding sequence ATGGCGCAGCCCCTCTCGCGGGTTCTGTACGTAGATGATGAGCCCGGATTCCTTGATCTATGCAAGACATTTCTTGAACGTTCAGGTGGCCTGGCTGTTGAGACCTCACGGTCAGGATCTGAAGCTTTACGCCTGTTACGAGAGGAGCGGTTTGATGCCATCATTGCTGATTATCAGATGCCGGGGATGGACGGTGTCGAACTTCTCGTCACGGTCCGCTCGGATCCTCTGATCTGTGAGATTCCGTTCATCCTTTTTACAGCACGGGGACGGGAAGAGGTTGTCATCAGGGCTATCAATAACGGGGCTGACTTCTACCTGCAGAAGGGCGGAGAGACCGGCATCCGGTTCATCGAGCTGGCAGACACGGTGAAGACTGCCATTAACCGCAGAAGCAGGCACTCCTATCAGGTGAGAGAAGAACGGCAGAATTCAGGCTCATTCTCTCCCGATGGGCCCCGGTATCAGGGAGTCACGGGTGCCGGAGTACAGGGAAAAGAAGCAGCCCGTGACCTGACCTGGAATCAGGCAGGAATGAAATCTGCAGATGAACGGGAACTCAGGTGCACCAGTATCATCGCCAACGCTCCCTGGGGCATTCACTGTTACAGGCTTGAGGGAGGGGTCTTCATCTTTGAGGCTGCAAATCAGGCAGCAGAGCGGATGACCGGTGTGAGAACAGAAAGGCTGCGGGGAAGGCCAGCCAGTGAGGTGTTCCCCAGCCTTAAATCAGCTGGAATTTCAGAAATTTTCGTAACGATTAACCAGTCCGGTGAGTCCTGGCACTCGGAAAGTCCGGTCAGGTCTTCGGATGATCCCGATGCAAAACTCTTTGATCTCTTTGCGTTCAGGACCTCACCAGGCAACATATCGGTGATTCTGATTGAGTCGGCAGGAGAGAGGGAGAGAGATCTTCTTCCTCCCAGGGAACTCTACCACTCCTTGATAGAGGCATCACCTGATGCCATCATCATCACCGATATCACGGGATCGATCATCTTCGCCTCACCACGATCACGCAGCATGTTTGCACTTCCATCAGATCTTGACGTTATTGGAAAGGAGATCCTGGCCTGGATTGCTCCAGAGTACAGATACCAGGCATTCGATTGCATCTCCAGGCATATGAGGGGAGAACAGGCTCCACCTGCCATGTACCGGCTGCTCCGATCTGACGGAACCTCATTTCCTGCAGAGATACATTCTGCTCCTGTGCGTGATGGAAACGGGGAGATAACAGGTATTGTAGCGATAATCAGGGACAACTCAGACAGGATTGCACAGCACGACGCACTAGAACGTGCAAACACCAAGCTCAACCTCCTCTCGTCGATCACACGCCATGACATATTGAACAAGATCACAGCACTCAGGCTCTACTGCTCGCTCATTGAGGAGGACGAAGATCCGGCACAAAACAGAGAGATGCTCAGGAAGATAGAGGAGATGGCCTCAATAATATCTGACCTTGTCTCATTCACCAGTTACTACCAGAACCTCGGGATCAACACCGCCAAATGGATTGCACCGGTCGAGGTTGTGAGCCGGATCAGGGACCTGATCGAACTCGGAGATATCAGGATCAAGAACGAGTTCGGACAGATCAGGATCCTTGCAGACCCCCTCTTTGAGAAGGTACTCTACAACCTATTTGACAACGCGGTGAGGTACGGGAGAACGATAACCACCATCAGGACCGGGTACGAACTCACCGATGAGGGGGTGACTCTCTTCATCGAGGATGACGGGGTTGGGATTCCTCCGAAAGAAAAGGAGAAGATTTTTGAGCGGAATGTGGGGCACGGGACCGGGCTCGGTCTTTTCTTAAGCCGGGAGATACTGAGTGTGACAAATCTCTCAATACGGGAGAACGGTACACCCGGGAACGGGGCCAGGTTTGAGATTGTGGTCCCGTCTGACAAGTACCAGATCCCATGA
- a CDS encoding MFS transporter encodes MKRIVLFIAILAGFLTPFDGSAVNIALPTIGAEFSMDAISLSWIATAYLLASVLFLVPFGRLADIYGRKRIFESGIIIFAFSSLLMTMVPTTGAFILIRVIQGLGAAMIYGTGMAIVTGVFPPGERGRAIGLYISFVYFGLSAGPFLGGILTSYLGWRSIFLVNVPIGLLAVLLIRLKLKGEWAESKGEKFDLIGSLIYSLSLVAVMYGFSTLPQAGAATMIGAGVVLAAVFAWYESRISYPVLNVRLLLGNRVFLFSNIAALINYSATYAVTFLLSLDLQYTKGFSPEHAGLILIAQPVVMALVSTLSGRLSDQIEPGRVASAGMAITTLGLLLLVFLTEATPTWYIIISLLILGTGFGFFTSPNTNAIMSSVQKHDYGVASGTTSTMRLLGQMLSMGFATMLFAIYIGPVQITPEYYPAFISCLQIGFAFFTVLCCTGIFFSLIRGHVRSEN; translated from the coding sequence ATGAAACGGATCGTCCTTTTCATCGCCATCCTTGCCGGATTTCTGACCCCGTTCGACGGGTCAGCGGTCAACATCGCTCTACCGACCATCGGTGCAGAGTTCAGCATGGATGCTATCTCGCTCTCCTGGATAGCAACCGCGTACCTCCTGGCATCAGTTCTCTTCCTCGTTCCGTTCGGGAGGCTCGCAGACATCTATGGGAGGAAGAGGATATTTGAGAGTGGTATCATAATATTCGCATTCTCGTCTCTCCTCATGACCATGGTCCCGACAACCGGGGCATTCATCCTGATCAGGGTCATCCAGGGGCTTGGTGCAGCCATGATCTACGGAACCGGTATGGCGATCGTGACCGGTGTCTTCCCACCAGGAGAGCGGGGACGTGCAATCGGCCTCTATATATCGTTTGTTTACTTCGGGCTCTCTGCCGGGCCGTTCCTTGGTGGTATCCTTACCTCATACCTGGGATGGAGAAGTATCTTCCTTGTCAATGTCCCCATCGGTCTGCTCGCTGTGCTGCTCATCCGTCTGAAACTGAAAGGTGAGTGGGCGGAGAGCAAAGGTGAGAAATTTGATCTCATCGGGTCGCTCATCTATAGTCTCTCGCTTGTCGCTGTGATGTACGGTTTCTCCACTCTCCCCCAAGCAGGAGCCGCAACAATGATAGGGGCCGGAGTAGTACTTGCTGCAGTATTCGCCTGGTACGAGAGCAGGATATCTTATCCTGTGCTCAACGTCCGTCTTCTCTTAGGAAACCGGGTATTTCTCTTCTCAAACATCGCAGCCCTCATAAACTACAGTGCAACCTACGCAGTGACCTTTCTGCTCAGCCTCGATCTCCAGTATACGAAGGGATTTTCACCAGAACATGCCGGGCTCATCCTGATCGCTCAGCCGGTTGTGATGGCCCTCGTCTCCACCCTGTCAGGGAGGCTTTCAGACCAGATTGAACCAGGAAGAGTAGCATCAGCAGGAATGGCTATCACCACTCTCGGGCTCCTGCTGCTCGTCTTCCTGACCGAAGCAACACCGACATGGTATATCATCATCAGCCTGCTGATTCTCGGGACCGGTTTTGGCTTCTTCACCTCCCCGAACACGAACGCGATCATGAGTTCAGTACAGAAGCACGACTACGGGGTGGCTTCCGGGACAACATCAACCATGAGGCTTCTCGGCCAGATGCTCTCGATGGGATTTGCAACCATGCTCTTTGCCATCTACATCGGCCCGGTTCAGATCACTCCCGAATATTATCCTGCATTCATCTCCTGTCTTCAGATCGGGTTTGCATTCTTCACGGTCCTCTGTTGCACAGGGATATTCTTCTCCCTCATCAGGGGTCATGTCAGAAGTGAAAACTGA
- a CDS encoding rubredoxin, whose product MEKYECIPCGYVYDPELGDETVAVPAGTPFEDLPDDWVCPVCGVGKDQFEPVS is encoded by the coding sequence ATGGAGAAGTACGAGTGCATTCCATGCGGATATGTGTATGATCCTGAACTCGGTGATGAGACTGTTGCAGTTCCTGCAGGCACCCCTTTTGAAGACCTGCCTGATGACTGGGTCTGCCCGGTCTGCGGAGTCGGCAAGGATCAGTTTGAACCGGTGTCATGA
- a CDS encoding response regulator: protein MVYLIASGRLPGREYTGSRQASIYIVEDNPAVCDVITLALQDLGFHVPGCSASGEDAIEKIGCIMPDLVLMDISLAGEMDGIEAATRVREEFSIPVVFLTSNDDETLNQRITRSGSYGYLTKPYNGRELRLTIDIAIRTHQLDQRLRRSEEFYRTLADAFDDGIMLFSPDAEIRYLNPGACLLIQDLDPGGTPPLPGTSLLRFNPAIFREEILRSMDMLLSTGKAVRRVVLILSCDHDTWLDLHLLPVSEYGSDTSGTLLICRDVTLRIEFENEVRKTGLARIEENMEQFQILNDQIRNPLQVIAGLVDLEDSPFRPRYIEQIKAIDQVIRDFDTAWVQSEKVRRFLLTHFGHGIYKNRL from the coding sequence GTGGTTTATCTGATTGCATCTGGTCGTCTCCCCGGCAGGGAGTATACAGGCTCCAGGCAGGCTTCCATATACATTGTAGAAGATAATCCGGCTGTATGCGATGTGATCACCCTGGCTCTGCAGGATCTCGGATTCCATGTACCTGGCTGCAGTGCATCAGGTGAGGATGCGATTGAGAAGATAGGCTGTATCATGCCTGATCTCGTGTTGATGGATATCAGTCTCGCCGGAGAGATGGACGGTATCGAGGCTGCAACAAGGGTCCGTGAAGAGTTCTCAATTCCGGTTGTCTTTCTTACAAGCAACGATGATGAGACACTAAACCAGCGAATCACCAGGTCAGGCTCGTACGGATATCTCACAAAACCATATAACGGGCGTGAACTCAGGCTTACGATCGATATCGCGATCCGCACACACCAGTTGGATCAGCGTCTCCGGAGGAGTGAGGAGTTCTACCGGACCCTTGCTGATGCATTTGATGACGGAATCATGCTCTTTTCTCCAGATGCAGAGATCAGGTATCTCAACCCCGGGGCCTGCCTTCTCATTCAGGATCTTGATCCTGGAGGCACCCCTCCCCTTCCCGGGACTTCTCTTCTGCGGTTTAACCCTGCCATCTTCAGGGAGGAGATCCTGCGGAGTATGGACATGCTTCTCTCAACCGGAAAGGCAGTACGGCGGGTGGTTCTCATCCTCTCATGCGATCATGATACCTGGCTTGATCTCCATCTCCTGCCAGTCTCTGAATATGGATCGGACACATCAGGAACGCTTCTGATCTGCAGGGATGTGACACTCAGGATTGAGTTTGAAAATGAGGTGAGGAAGACCGGTCTTGCCAGGATTGAGGAGAACATGGAGCAGTTTCAGATCCTAAACGATCAGATCCGTAATCCCCTGCAGGTTATCGCAGGGCTGGTCGATCTCGAAGACAGCCCGTTCAGACCACGGTATATCGAGCAGATCAAAGCGATCGATCAGGTTATCCGGGATTTTGATACCGCATGGGTTCAGTCTGAGAAGGTGAGACGATTTCTCCTCACCCACTTCGGGCACGGAATCTACAAAAACAGGTTATAG
- a CDS encoding thioredoxin family protein, producing the protein MNLHHMHRYLAGMLVMLCSIAIICSPAAAQGNDEASNSLGSIPFIGGFGSSEPVIIHFFFNPGCGACEKIHPVIEAYAANHSDVKVEFYSLAGNQTNIDLFNAYQKAYNISHAHVPILFLGTTNLMGEEAISENLDTTIAEVKKGDYKSGLLSNLTSGSSDTSASSINPGFLIVAGIGEGLNPCGLLVLALLLVSLMASQSRRTVLAIGLAYIVAFFAVRLLSGFAIFSVIQLPGLSQTFTLIAAAVAIIAGIIQVKDGLSKKQHPLLSIPDSKKSLISSYMKKASVPAGLVVGALVGIYGMACTAGIYISILGMLYKEPAVGIVYLVLYNILVVIPLVVILLLVFFGIPPEKVSAWRDDQKSMLRLMIGVVMILMGIIILIPML; encoded by the coding sequence ATGAATCTTCACCATATGCACCGCTATCTGGCAGGCATGCTCGTGATGCTCTGTAGCATTGCGATCATCTGCTCTCCGGCAGCAGCACAGGGAAACGACGAAGCATCAAATTCCCTTGGCTCAATACCCTTCATCGGCGGGTTTGGTTCCTCTGAACCGGTGATCATACACTTCTTCTTCAACCCCGGATGCGGGGCATGTGAGAAGATCCACCCGGTGATAGAGGCCTACGCGGCAAACCATTCTGATGTAAAGGTTGAGTTCTACAGCCTTGCAGGAAACCAGACAAATATCGATCTCTTCAACGCCTACCAGAAGGCGTATAATATCTCCCATGCCCATGTTCCGATCCTCTTCCTCGGTACCACAAACCTGATGGGAGAGGAGGCGATCTCAGAGAATCTTGATACAACTATTGCAGAGGTGAAGAAGGGGGACTACAAGAGTGGACTCCTCTCAAATCTCACATCAGGAAGCAGTGACACATCAGCCTCATCCATCAACCCCGGCTTCCTCATCGTTGCAGGAATCGGAGAGGGGCTCAATCCATGCGGACTGCTTGTTCTTGCTCTGCTCCTCGTCTCGCTCATGGCTTCACAGTCACGAAGGACGGTCCTTGCCATAGGGCTTGCATACATCGTCGCCTTCTTCGCAGTGAGGCTCCTTTCAGGGTTTGCCATATTCTCGGTGATCCAGCTCCCCGGCCTCTCACAGACCTTCACCCTGATAGCGGCAGCAGTTGCGATCATTGCAGGTATCATTCAGGTCAAAGATGGGCTCTCAAAGAAACAGCATCCGCTCCTCTCGATACCTGACTCAAAAAAGAGCCTGATCTCATCATATATGAAGAAGGCCAGTGTCCCTGCCGGTCTCGTCGTCGGTGCCCTGGTAGGTATCTACGGGATGGCCTGTACAGCTGGAATATACATCAGCATCCTCGGGATGCTGTACAAAGAGCCTGCAGTCGGGATCGTCTACCTGGTTCTGTACAACATCCTCGTTGTGATCCCGCTGGTTGTCATCCTGCTCCTGGTATTCTTCGGGATTCCACCGGAAAAGGTCAGTGCATGGCGTGATGATCAGAAGAGTATGCTCAGGCTCATGATCGGTGTCGTGATGATCCTCATGGGAATCATCATCCTCATCCCGATGCTATAA
- a CDS encoding NAD(P)H-dependent oxidoreductase, with protein MASSLSNQTTTDEKIPWLCTVCGFQISGVKPPKGCPNCHSPSGEFIPAHKEVFSYDGEPFDILLINGSSHRAGNTGMMSDIAEEVLSEKNVSYKRFNLNEFSIEHCWCCYAVRAQSCDFPCRNKSDDMHTFHQLLRMAKAVIVVSPINWNSMSARLKIFLDRTTCMQNLYHLNKPGLTDGKILGILVNGHEDGGIKTAMDIFLNFQQMGYILAPFGISYRTHGAEYSSNEDREFFSTDQLLRDHTRGVVSNVVEMMKLDLQRHLEGRITPVSE; from the coding sequence ATGGCAAGTTCACTTTCCAATCAGACAACGACAGATGAAAAGATACCATGGCTATGCACGGTGTGTGGATTTCAGATAAGCGGAGTAAAACCTCCAAAAGGATGTCCCAACTGTCATAGTCCGTCAGGAGAGTTTATCCCTGCCCATAAGGAGGTCTTCTCATATGACGGAGAACCGTTTGATATTCTCCTCATCAATGGAAGTTCCCACCGTGCCGGGAATACCGGGATGATGTCAGATATTGCTGAAGAGGTACTCTCTGAAAAGAATGTCTCGTATAAACGATTCAACCTGAACGAGTTTTCCATCGAACATTGCTGGTGCTGTTATGCCGTGAGAGCACAGTCCTGTGATTTTCCCTGTCGGAATAAGTCAGATGATATGCATACTTTTCACCAGTTGCTCCGCATGGCAAAGGCTGTCATCGTTGTTTCACCCATAAACTGGAACAGCATGTCAGCACGGCTCAAGATCTTTTTGGACCGGACCACCTGCATGCAGAATCTCTATCACCTGAACAAACCAGGTCTGACCGATGGAAAAATACTTGGAATCCTGGTCAATGGTCATGAAGATGGGGGAATCAAGACTGCAATGGATATTTTTCTGAATTTTCAGCAGATGGGATATATTCTTGCCCCCTTTGGTATCTCATACCGGACTCATGGTGCTGAATATTCCAGTAACGAAGACAGGGAATTTTTCAGTACCGATCAATTGCTGCGTGACCATACCCGGGGGGTGGTATCAAACGTTGTCGAGATGATGAAACTGGATCTGCAGCGGCACCTGGAGGGCAGAATCACTCCGGTGTCAGAATGA
- a CDS encoding S-layer protein produces MNTRSFPILVIALLFLIPAIIADNPTVMVTGYQISPDVVLPSEAVSITVTLTNTADQASRTASSTTGSSGGSISESSITPVNAYIESATLKTRDFQVLNGWYEDIGEIGPRQSVNLTFFLTAPEAAGVYFPEAWIRIRDSGSVKYPVPVNVNSPYALSKKPSFRIDRTVPEQIIPGTSFNLTVDLTNEGRSKAHDITVLVETPEHSITSLSPEQYYIKDIGQDETYHLNLSFATDKDIPIGILQFPLSITYLTTDNTRSKQRSQIGIRIQGKGEIGISKYQISPQQIQTGDTFSLILRLENTGTDDAKSVRASLDIPFEGIKEAFVGTIEPGNDAPAVFNLKATRSGDIFYTLNVSYLDDYGVHSISEPLSLSVEEKGGITLLIFLLAILGAGVVVYLYKRRISP; encoded by the coding sequence ATGAATACAAGGTCTTTCCCCATCCTGGTAATCGCATTGCTATTTTTAATCCCTGCAATCATAGCTGATAACCCGACCGTCATGGTCACCGGGTATCAGATCAGCCCTGATGTCGTGTTGCCATCAGAAGCAGTGTCGATCACAGTCACCCTGACCAATACGGCAGACCAGGCCTCAAGAACCGCATCCTCGACCACTGGTAGTTCAGGTGGTTCGATATCTGAATCGAGTATCACACCGGTGAATGCCTATATCGAATCGGCAACACTGAAGACCAGGGACTTTCAGGTTCTGAACGGCTGGTATGAAGACATCGGAGAGATCGGTCCCAGGCAGTCAGTCAATCTTACCTTCTTCCTCACTGCCCCCGAGGCAGCCGGGGTGTATTTCCCAGAGGCATGGATCAGGATACGTGACTCAGGAAGTGTGAAGTACCCGGTTCCGGTTAATGTGAACTCTCCGTATGCCTTGTCAAAAAAACCATCGTTCAGAATAGATCGCACCGTTCCGGAACAGATCATTCCAGGTACATCGTTTAATCTCACTGTTGATCTGACGAATGAAGGCCGGTCAAAAGCCCATGACATCACAGTTCTCGTCGAGACACCTGAGCACTCGATAACCTCACTCTCGCCTGAACAGTATTATATCAAGGATATCGGGCAGGATGAGACATATCATCTCAACCTCTCCTTTGCGACAGACAAAGATATCCCGATCGGGATTCTCCAGTTCCCCCTGTCGATCACATACCTGACAACGGATAATACCAGATCTAAACAGAGATCACAGATCGGGATCAGGATACAGGGAAAAGGAGAGATCGGGATCTCTAAATACCAGATCTCACCCCAGCAGATACAAACCGGTGACACATTCTCATTGATCCTCAGGTTGGAAAACACCGGCACAGATGATGCAAAGTCAGTGCGGGCAAGCCTTGACATTCCGTTTGAAGGAATAAAGGAGGCATTTGTCGGAACCATTGAGCCTGGCAATGACGCCCCTGCAGTCTTCAACCTGAAAGCGACACGGTCTGGAGATATCTTCTACACCCTGAATGTATCCTACCTGGATGATTATGGAGTACACTCGATATCAGAGCCTCTTTCACTTTCTGTTGAGGAAAAAGGAGGAATAACTCTGCTGATTTTCCTCCTGGCTATCCTGGGTGCTGGTGTTGTCGTCTATCTCTACAAACGCCGGATCTCTCCCTGA